One part of the Sphingopyxis sp. TUF1 genome encodes these proteins:
- a CDS encoding NAD(P)/FAD-dependent oxidoreductase — MAPRPVDILVVGAGPAGLTAAMYLARFKRRVRVVHDGRSRALWVPRTRNVPGFPDGIVGKDLVARMTDHAQRYGAAIDIGRVVSLCGEGDFYRATLEDGATVDARGVILATGVETRLAELDEGDHMAAVRDGVLRYCPICDGFEHRDERIAVLGSDLHGAAEAMFLRQFSRHVTLIPKWQVSLTDKQRAELADSDIVVVEGRIDRLAAGAREIFVHLRGEPHPRHFDILYPAFGSVPRSELAAALGAAADEHGCLPFGAFSDGLLPGLYAAGDVVAGLDQISVAIGQGAMAATRLHNWLRDIDGHVMADQR; from the coding sequence ATGGCGCCGCGGCCAGTCGATATATTGGTGGTGGGCGCCGGTCCGGCAGGGCTCACCGCCGCCATGTATCTGGCGCGATTCAAGCGTCGCGTCCGCGTCGTCCATGACGGCCGATCACGCGCTTTATGGGTTCCGCGGACGCGCAATGTCCCGGGATTTCCAGATGGCATTGTCGGGAAGGATCTGGTCGCGCGAATGACCGATCACGCGCAGCGTTATGGCGCGGCCATCGACATCGGCCGCGTGGTGTCGCTTTGCGGGGAGGGGGACTTCTACCGCGCGACGCTTGAAGATGGCGCAACCGTCGATGCGCGCGGCGTCATATTGGCAACGGGGGTCGAGACACGGCTGGCCGAACTCGACGAAGGCGATCATATGGCGGCGGTGCGCGACGGTGTGCTGCGCTATTGCCCGATCTGTGACGGCTTCGAGCATCGCGATGAACGGATCGCCGTTCTCGGGTCGGACTTGCACGGCGCCGCCGAAGCAATGTTCCTGCGACAATTTTCCCGGCACGTCACGTTGATCCCGAAGTGGCAGGTGTCGCTCACCGACAAACAGCGCGCGGAGCTCGCCGACAGTGACATTGTCGTTGTCGAAGGTCGGATCGATCGTCTCGCCGCCGGCGCCAGGGAGATTTTCGTTCACTTGCGCGGCGAGCCGCATCCACGCCATTTCGACATATTATATCCGGCCTTCGGCTCGGTCCCGCGCAGCGAGCTCGCGGCGGCGCTGGGCGCCGCGGCCGACGAGCACGGCTGCCTGCCGTTCGGCGCCTTCTCGGACGGCCTGCTCCCCGGCCTCTATGCCGCCGGCGACGTCGTCGCCGGGCTCGACCAGATCAGCGTCGCCATCGGACAGGGCGCAATGGCCGCCACGCGGCTTCACAACTGGCTTCGCGACATCGACGGGCACGTCATGGCGGACCAGCGCTGA
- a CDS encoding hemerythrin domain-containing protein, whose protein sequence is MQNDTDATHILAADHRAVEALFEEFEKARGVDRKAKIAETICTELKIHAQIEEEVFYPALKGKIDDDLLKEAYVEHDGAKVLINDILASGPDDEYFEAKVTVLSEEIKHHVKEEEKQHDNMFQQARAADIDLDALGERMLARKKELKQQAETSGLPPAELVTMQ, encoded by the coding sequence ATGCAGAACGATACCGACGCCACTCATATCCTCGCTGCCGACCACCGCGCGGTCGAAGCACTGTTCGAAGAGTTCGAAAAGGCCCGCGGTGTCGACCGCAAGGCGAAGATCGCCGAGACGATCTGCACCGAGCTCAAGATCCACGCACAGATCGAGGAGGAAGTCTTCTATCCGGCGCTCAAGGGCAAGATCGACGACGACCTTCTGAAGGAAGCCTATGTCGAGCATGACGGTGCCAAGGTGCTGATCAACGATATCCTCGCCTCCGGACCCGATGACGAATATTTCGAGGCCAAGGTCACGGTCCTGTCCGAAGAGATAAAGCATCATGTGAAGGAAGAGGAAAAGCAGCACGACAATATGTTCCAGCAGGCGCGCGCCGCCGATATTGATCTGGATGCGCTCGGTGAACGGATGCTCGCGCGCAAGAAGGAACTGAAGCAGCAGGCCGAGACCAGCGGACTACCGCCCGCGGAGCTTGTTACGATGCAATGA